GCTTCGATACTCGACCGGTCGACCTGGTGCAATCGAAGGAGAGCACTTGGTTACGGTAATCGGTGGCAAGCTCAAAAAGGGCGCCGTTCCAGTTCAAAAAGAGGAACGTGGCTTAGAAACGTTGACCGAGGGCGAGGCTCCCCCGGCGAAGCCAGTTGCGAATCCCGAATCGAAAGGACGTCGACGTGGCGGTGGAGGGGAACCTGAATCGATCGCAGGGATTCCGGCACTCGTCAGCGCCGATAACGAGAATCATGTCGTCATCGAACTGTAATATCTCGAACCGGTTCGATTTCGATATGTCCACCTAAGGAACAGAGAAGGTGGAACGAAAGAGCTCCCACGGATTCATTCATGGGAGCTCTTTTTATTTTCCTGTACCGCTTATCGACTAATGAGGTCCCGACGCGTTAATTTCCGACGACTTATGATCGAATCCGGACCAATCACCGTAGGGTCGAGCCCCACGGATTCGCTTGCCAGTTTTGCTGTCGATGTAACCTGTTTCGCGATCGTAGTGATCCACCGTGTAGTTTTCGGGAACACTGTCACCGGTTTCCTTTTGCCAAGTATCCATTACGTTTCGCATCTCGGCCAAGTGCTTGGCGTACTCTTGATTGCCAACCAGGTTGTTCGTCTGTAGTGGATCCTTGCTGGTATCGTAAAGTTCTTCTTTAGGTCGCGGTTCGAGCAGGACATCCGCTTGAGCGGTTGTTAACTTTCCTTCGGCATTGGCGGTTTGCAGATCCTTGTGTGAAGGAGAACTAACCGAGTCCGCAGGGCCAAGCCATGCTTTGTCGGGACGGGCGTTACGAACGTATAGAATGCCTTGTCCATTCCGGACGGCTCGACCATGGGCCTCGTAGTCATGCCAATTGTGTTCGCTGAATGCATAGTGACGATGCGGGGCTGTCGAGTCCTTCAGCACGTTGGCGAAACTGAATCCTTGAACCTGTTCAGGCACTTTAACGCCGGCTAATGATAGTACCGTCGGGCATATATCGATCACGCTTACCAAGCTCTTGGTCGTGCTGCCTGGCTGTTCGATTCCCTCTGGCCAGTGCAATACAAAAGGCGTCTTCATTCCGCTGTCATGAACGCGCGTCTTTCCACGAGGAAAAGGGCGACCATTGTCGGCCATAACAAAGATGAGCGTATTCTCGAGCGCGTCTTGTTTCTTCAACTCGTCAACAACCTGACCAATGAAGTAATCGAAGCGGGTAACTTCGTTGTGGTAGGAAGCCAGGTCGTCGCGGGTTTCTGGAGTGTCACGGAGGTAGGGCGAGACTTCCATATCGGCCGGATCATGTTTCGGCCCGTATAGATCTTCTTTCCATTCACGATCCCCGTTCCAGTCGCGGTGGGCGTCAGTCGCGGCGAACCAGAAGAAAAAGGGCTGATCCTTCGGTCGTTTCTGAACCACATCCACCCAGTGTCCTTCGCCACCGTTGTTACCTGGCACTCCGGTGCCCCGCTTCTCGTCCCAAACGGCCTTCTCATTTGCTTGGTCTTGCGGCATATGATCCTTACCAGCAAGTGCCGTGTAATAACCAGCTTCCTTTAACAGCGACGGGAACTTGATCAAATGCTCGGGAAGCGGACGATGCAGTTCGCTGGCAGCACCGTTGTTGTGTGGGTAGCGACCGGTGATGATGCTACACCGACTCGGGCTGCAACTACTGGCGGTGAGATAAGCATTTGTGAATTTCAGACCATCATTTGCCAACGCATCGATATTGGGCGTACGGGCTCCTGAATTTCCATAACAACCAAAGTCGTTCCAACTGACGTCGTCCGCAATGAAGACGATAAAATTGGGCCGATCCGCCGCAGACACAAGCGACGTCATGAGACCACAGAACAAAAGCGCCAAACGAAAGGGTAGGGGAGGCATGAGGAGAAATCCGGAGTTCGGAGGTCGAAAGGTGGGAGAATACGCTGAAGACTAGTATCATCGACTATGCCGGCAAGTTCAAATGGGAAGTGGATCTGAGGACAAACCGAAGAGATCAGCCTCTTTGCCGTATCGATGGCTCTCACTTGGTTCGCGGGAACCCTGTGTTTTGGGATGTCACGTTTTTACCGATCAGCTAACGTTCTAAGGAACAGATTCCAAGAACTTCTGCCACTCTAGGTCGTTCAGGTAATAGATCGTCCAAACCGTCCACAATCCCCAGCCGGTAGCCATGTTTCCGATGGTGCTTACGAAAACGATCAGATGACGAACGGATACTAGGGGAGTGCTGAGCAGCCAAACGCCCCAGATCAGTACGGCCAGCATAAGGCACCACACGTACTGGTAGATGCCAAAATGAATTAAAACGTGCCAGGGGAACGATCTCTCGGCGAGTGGCTCCCATGAGTAGTAATACTCAATGGTTGCAGTCAGCCGAGTGGCCGCTATGACGATAAGTGTGAAGACACTTACGCTGGTGACGACATGTAACGCAGCACGGCGCGGCAAGGTAATTTCTTCAGGCATCTGAAAGCAACACTCCAGGACCTTACAGAAAAGGCGCGTTTGGTTCCATGCGTAGGATTGAATCGTGATATGTCACGAAGAACGCCACGAGAAATCCCACAAGCCAAAACACGGCGAGATTAAAAACAATGCCTACAAAGCGAAGTAATTCGTAGACGTAAACTTCACGCTTACTACCTAGGACCGAGCCCCAGATCACGCACCCGAGGAACATCGGCCAGAGCAAGGGTTGCACATCAACGTAGGCATCGCTCAAAACCGAGAGATCATAATGAATTAGCCTGGGTCTCTCCGATTCAGTAAGTTTACTAGTTACGGTTACGATCATGGCGAAGAAGGTGCAAACGCTCACGACCACCGGCAAGACGATTCTGCGACATACTTTTGGGTTAATTGTGCTTGAATCGATGGTCATGACTCGGAATGTGATTCCTGTTCCAGAGATCGTTCGATACGAACGCGTTCGCGTAGTATGTCACGCATTGTACGGCCGATCGCAACCGTGGTGCTAATAATTGGTAGCGAGAGAATTCCTTGCTTACAATTACCGTAGGCTCACCTTCCTTCCTCCTTCCAGGCACGTGGAATGTCTCATTCAATCGATCGCCGCCGTTTTACTAAACTGGCTGCCGCTAGTGGATTCTTAGCTAGTAGCTCTTTCTCGCCCATCTCTTGGGCGGATGATGGGAAGGACGGGCCGGATCAGCGTTTGATGGTTCTCGGAATGAACGCCTTGGCTCGTTCGCCGGAGATGAACTATTTCGCGGACGGGCACCGTGGTGCGAGCATGATTTCGGCCTATCTGTTGTGCGAAGAGAACAACTTACCGCCAGCTGTGTTGGCACGAATGACCGAGATGTTCGACGTAAATTGGGCGAAGACAAAATTGTGCGCGTCGTTCCCAGAAGGAGAGCCCGATCCCAAGGCGATTGAAAAGGTTGGTTTTGCGTTACTCGAAGGAGGTGAGGTACTGCGCGAGGTGGGGCACAACGTTATTTTCGCCAGTTTGGCGATTAAAGCGTTTCGTACGATGCCCCAGTTGGCCACAAAAGAGCGAGTCGAAGGCGTCTGCCAATTAGTGCGTAGTTTCAAGCCGTGGCGCGATATTGAACCTGATGCCGAAGTCGATCCGCCTCATTTTTCCGACGAGTCAGCTGCTTCGAAATTCATCCTGCAAGAGGCCAGTAACGCGATCGACCGATTTCATGGTTTCGGACAAGGCTTCGCGGGTCACATGCTAACTTTTGGACAGGCATTGGTCGAACTGGCTGAGATGGGCAACGAGGAACTAGCAGAAGGATGCCGAACGGCATTTCGAAAATATGTAACGGTTACCCGAAAAGGGCCAGAAGAGGATGCTCGAAGCATTGCGGATCATCGCCCCTCAAAGCTGCGACCGAACAAGCTTGAGTATTGGCAGAAACGAGGTGACAAAACGCTGGGGATCGGTCACGTTTTCAAATATCCGTACGGATACTACTACCTGCTAGAGAAGGCCAACGACCCACGTCTCGCGGAGAGTCTTGATGCCAAGGCGTATTACATCTTTTAGCCGGCGAAGACTAGGAAACAAGTCGAAGCCGGCGCGGATCAATTTTGGGTAATGATCTCGTCTATAACGCGAGCTAATTAGCCAGGATCGGCGTTGCTGTTAGACTTTGAATCCACCGACTAAGGTGTTAATCTCGTGCGCGAACTCGGCCAGATTGTCACCATACGACCGAGTCGTCGCTGCTCCTGTTGCGGTGCGCTGGGTGGCCCGATCAACGCCGTTCACGTTTTCGGTAATTTCCTTGCTTGCCGTCGCCGAGTCGCTGACACCGGACGAGATTGCTTTCGCCGATTCGGCTGTCTGATTGATGTTCGACGAGATTTGTTTCGTCGTCACACTTTGCTGTTCGACGGCCGAAGCAATTGAAAGGCTTGCCTCGCGGATCTGTTCGATCACTTCCGTAATCGCACCGATTGAATTCACGGCGTCCGTGCTTGATTCTTGAATCCCGTCAACCGTCTTACGAATGTCTTCGATCGCTTCGGTTGTTTGGTGGGCGAGTTCTTTCACTTCAGTGGCCACGACAGCAAAGCCTTTTCCGGCTTCTCCGGCGCGTGAGGCTTCGATCGTCGCGTTCAAGGCTAGCAGATTGGTTTGCTCAGCGATGTCTTCGATCACGCCGACGATCTTCCCAATAGCTTCAGCGGAACTTCCTAGCTTCTGGATCTTTCGGTTGCTTTCTTCTGCCAAACCGGTGGCATTGATCGCAACGGACGATGCCCGCTCGGTATTTTTGGAGATATCAGAGATCGAACTGGTTAGTTCCTCGACGGAATTACCAACCGTTGAGATGTTACCCGTTAATTCCCGAATGGCATCGGCCATCGTTGTCATGGTCGTGGCCATTTCCTCAGATGCCGCAGCCACACTCGTGCTACGCCCCTTCGCTTCGTCCGCTCCATTGGACAATTCGGATGCCGTGGTCAACATTTTTTCCGAGGTTTCGGATAGCGACGAGGCACAATCGGCAACTCGGCTGATGATACCTTGCAACTTATCCATGAAGATATTGAACCAATTGGCCAACTCGCCGATTTCGTCTTTGGATTGAATATCAAGTCGCTTCGTGAGATCACCTTCCCCTTGGGCAATATCTCGGAGAGATTCCGTCATGATATTGAGTGGTCGAACCAGCATGCGGGTTCCTATCACTGAGAAAATCGTAATCAAGGTAACCACGATGACTGCACCCACACCGACGTAGATCAACATCCAGTTCAGACTGCTACGAGTTGTGGTGACGGACGAACGGAAGTCGTCTTTATCGGTGCTGATGCCAACCACCCAGTCCCACGGCTCGTAATAAAACACGGCTGCGAGCTTCTCTCGAGCAGCAGATTCGCTCTCGTTTTGCCAATAATATTGATGATCGACGATCTCACCTGGTGCAGCGGACTTCGACTTGTCAATCATTTGTTGAATAAAAGGTTCACCGTTGGCGTCGATCGTATCCAAGACGTTTTCACCGTTGCGTGCTCCGTCTTTAGAAACCAGATACATTCCTTTGTCTTTCCCACTTCCTTGCACGGCGAAGACATAGCCACTCTTGCCGAGGCTCACCTTCTCCAACCGCTGCGGAAGATCTGCGGCCGCCTCTTGCAGCAGTCCGACGTACAACGCTCCCATCACCTCGCCGTTTTCGTCTTTCACAGGATGGTAAGCTGTGGAATACCACTTATCGACGACAAAAGCGCGACCGTAATATGGTTCGCCTTGAAGCAGTTTATCAACAACTGGGTTCTTCGCTCCGTCAGGATTGATGGCAGGAATGTACGTGCCGATCGCACGTTGTCCATCCTTATTGACGTTCGTAGCAACACGCAACATATCGCCGGTGCCGTCGATTCGTTGGAAGATTGTGCAGGTACCGCCTGACCACTTCGACACATCGTCGACGTAGGCAACATATTGATTCAGATCACGAACTTGACCTAAAGGATTTCCGTCGATCGAGATGCCACGAAGCTTCTGCAAGCTGGTTTCGCCGGTGTACTGATTCTTACAGGTCCAATCCAACACTTCGTCTTCCTGAACCAAGCTTCCCTTTTCATTCAATAGTTCTTCACTGAACTGAATTGTGGCGTCGAGTTGTTCGCTCGTCAGGGCATTTTGCGATTCAAGAATCAGACGCACATTGCGCGCTGCTGCCTGGCTTTGGGTATGAGCCATGTCCTCGGCTTGTTCGATCACCGTCTTATCGAGTGCAGACCCACTAATTAGCACGATCGTGAGGATGATGACCGCGCACGCCATGGGACCAGCGAGACTTAGAAGCAAGACCTTTTTTCCGATTCTCATTGCACCTGCCCTGATCGTTGTACTTTGGGATTCGGTCGTTGTTGCGTGAACTGCATCGGGACCTTTGACAGGCAAATCTAGGGCGCTCAAAGATGACCCTGCCGACATTTGACGAATCAATCCTTGTTAGAAGTGTCGTATTTAGCGCTGCCTGCGTCCGACTGGGCAGAATGTATGCACGCCCATAGAGGGGTTTTAGAGAGTTGGCGCACAGATTGACATGGCGGTAACTACAACCCAATATGAGAATAACATGCATAATAGATCAATTTCTAAGTGCATTTATAGTACTAATTTACGACTGTATTGAGAGTGTAATTCGATGCCCAAAGTGGCTTATTTAGCGTGAATCTAAGATTTACTTAGCCAGAAAACATTATGCCCTTTAGGTTTCGCCTTCTAATGACTAGTGCGGTTCTCCGCAA
The genomic region above belongs to Blastopirellula marina and contains:
- a CDS encoding methyl-accepting chemotaxis protein, with protein sequence MRIGKKVLLLSLAGPMACAVIILTIVLISGSALDKTVIEQAEDMAHTQSQAAARNVRLILESQNALTSEQLDATIQFSEELLNEKGSLVQEDEVLDWTCKNQYTGETSLQKLRGISIDGNPLGQVRDLNQYVAYVDDVSKWSGGTCTIFQRIDGTGDMLRVATNVNKDGQRAIGTYIPAINPDGAKNPVVDKLLQGEPYYGRAFVVDKWYSTAYHPVKDENGEVMGALYVGLLQEAAADLPQRLEKVSLGKSGYVFAVQGSGKDKGMYLVSKDGARNGENVLDTIDANGEPFIQQMIDKSKSAAPGEIVDHQYYWQNESESAAREKLAAVFYYEPWDWVVGISTDKDDFRSSVTTTRSSLNWMLIYVGVGAVIVVTLITIFSVIGTRMLVRPLNIMTESLRDIAQGEGDLTKRLDIQSKDEIGELANWFNIFMDKLQGIISRVADCASSLSETSEKMLTTASELSNGADEAKGRSTSVAAASEEMATTMTTMADAIRELTGNISTVGNSVEELTSSISDISKNTERASSVAINATGLAEESNRKIQKLGSSAEAIGKIVGVIEDIAEQTNLLALNATIEASRAGEAGKGFAVVATEVKELAHQTTEAIEDIRKTVDGIQESSTDAVNSIGAITEVIEQIREASLSIASAVEQQSVTTKQISSNINQTAESAKAISSGVSDSATASKEITENVNGVDRATQRTATGAATTRSYGDNLAEFAHEINTLVGGFKV
- a CDS encoding sulfatase — protein: MPPLPFRLALLFCGLMTSLVSAADRPNFIVFIADDVSWNDFGCYGNSGARTPNIDALANDGLKFTNAYLTASSCSPSRCSIITGRYPHNNGAASELHRPLPEHLIKFPSLLKEAGYYTALAGKDHMPQDQANEKAVWDEKRGTGVPGNNGGEGHWVDVVQKRPKDQPFFFWFAATDAHRDWNGDREWKEDLYGPKHDPADMEVSPYLRDTPETRDDLASYHNEVTRFDYFIGQVVDELKKQDALENTLIFVMADNGRPFPRGKTRVHDSGMKTPFVLHWPEGIEQPGSTTKSLVSVIDICPTVLSLAGVKVPEQVQGFSFANVLKDSTAPHRHYAFSEHNWHDYEAHGRAVRNGQGILYVRNARPDKAWLGPADSVSSPSHKDLQTANAEGKLTTAQADVLLEPRPKEELYDTSKDPLQTNNLVGNQEYAKHLAEMRNVMDTWQKETGDSVPENYTVDHYDRETGYIDSKTGKRIRGARPYGDWSGFDHKSSEINASGPH